A region of Massilia sp. WG5 DNA encodes the following proteins:
- a CDS encoding cupin domain-containing protein, with amino-acid sequence MALQHARSGECIALERGEDDIANFTSIALIKTDHMELIRLVLPKEKPMPEHWVEGEMTLLCLEGEIAFDAHGRTTILRPNELVYLAGGEPHAIRANQDAVALMTILLHPGDNSGGPTRRDTQATSDT; translated from the coding sequence ATCCGGCGAATGCATCGCGCTCGAACGCGGTGAAGACGACATCGCGAATTTCACCTCGATCGCGCTGATCAAGACCGACCACATGGAGTTGATCCGTCTGGTGCTGCCGAAGGAAAAGCCGATGCCCGAGCACTGGGTCGAGGGAGAGATGACGCTGCTGTGCCTGGAGGGAGAAATCGCCTTCGACGCCCATGGCCGTACCACGATCCTGCGCCCGAACGAACTGGTCTACCTGGCCGGCGGCGAACCACACGCGATCCGCGCCAACCAGGATGCGGTGGCCCTGATGACCATTTTGCTGCATCCGGGCGACAACAGCGGCGGCCCGACGCGCCGCGACACGCAAGCCACGTCGGACACCTGA
- a CDS encoding NAD(P)H-dependent glycerol-3-phosphate dehydrogenase → MPMQEDKHPQPITVLGAGAWGTAVAIALAARHDVLLWGRNPEQMAATDAARDNLTYLPGHPLPEALRVSADFEAAIAHVAEAPAGTTPLLIAACPVAGLRPLLERLKGRAIPNIVWLCKGFEYGTGLLPHQVVREVLGDTIPGAALSGPSFAQEVARGLPCGLTVASSSAELRERVVALVHGGSVRVYACDDLVGVEVGGAVKNILAIATGAADGLGLGLNARAALITRGLAEITRLGTTLGAQPGTFMGLTGMGDLILTCTGDLSRNRRVGLALAQGKALDTIVKELGHVAEGVPCAKAVRELAARLGVDMPITNAVAGVLFDGASVQETVDQLLARDPRNELA, encoded by the coding sequence ATGCCCATGCAAGAAGACAAACACCCCCAACCCATCACTGTCCTTGGCGCCGGCGCCTGGGGCACGGCGGTCGCGATCGCGCTGGCCGCCCGCCATGACGTCCTGCTCTGGGGCCGCAACCCGGAACAGATGGCCGCCACCGACGCGGCGCGCGACAACCTTACTTACCTGCCCGGCCATCCGCTGCCCGAGGCACTACGCGTGTCGGCCGACTTCGAGGCCGCCATCGCCCACGTCGCCGAAGCGCCGGCCGGGACCACGCCGCTCCTGATCGCGGCCTGCCCGGTAGCCGGCCTGCGCCCGCTGCTCGAACGGCTGAAGGGCCGGGCGATCCCGAACATCGTCTGGCTGTGCAAGGGCTTCGAATACGGCACCGGCCTGCTGCCGCACCAGGTGGTGCGCGAAGTGCTCGGCGATACGATCCCCGGCGCAGCCCTGTCCGGCCCCTCCTTCGCCCAGGAAGTGGCGCGCGGCCTGCCCTGCGGGCTGACGGTAGCGTCCAGCTCGGCCGAACTGCGCGAGCGCGTGGTCGCGCTGGTGCATGGCGGCAGCGTGCGCGTGTATGCCTGCGATGACCTGGTCGGCGTGGAAGTCGGCGGCGCAGTGAAGAACATCCTCGCCATCGCCACCGGCGCGGCCGACGGCCTGGGCCTGGGCCTGAACGCGCGCGCGGCCCTGATCACGCGCGGCCTGGCCGAGATCACCCGCCTCGGCACCACGCTCGGCGCCCAGCCCGGCACCTTCATGGGCCTGACCGGGATGGGCGACCTGATCCTGACCTGCACCGGCGACCTGTCGCGCAACCGCCGCGTCGGCCTGGCGCTGGCCCAGGGCAAGGCGCTCGACACCATCGTCAAGGAACTCGGCCACGTGGCTGAAGGCGTGCCGTGCGCGAAGGCCGTGCGCGAACTGGCGGCCAGGCTCGGCGTGGACATGCCGATCACCAATGCGGTGGCCGGCGTGCTGTTCGATGGCGCCTCGGTGCAGGAAACCGTGGACCAGTTATTGGCGCGGGATCCGCGTAACGAACTGGCGTAA
- the secB gene encoding protein-export chaperone SecB, with protein MADENLQPVFQIQRIYLKDMSLEQPNSPAIFLEQEAPTIEVSLDVGAEGIADGIYESTVTITVTAKVKDKVAFLVEGKQAGIFEARNIPADQMDPLLGIGCPNIIYPYLRSNIADFITRAGFPPVHLAEINFEVFYQQRRQALAEQAGAAGTPAANQ; from the coding sequence ATGGCTGACGAAAACCTGCAACCCGTGTTCCAAATCCAGCGTATCTATCTGAAAGATATGTCGCTGGAACAACCGAATTCCCCGGCAATCTTCCTCGAGCAGGAAGCCCCGACCATCGAGGTCTCGCTGGACGTCGGCGCCGAAGGAATCGCCGATGGCATCTACGAATCGACCGTGACCATCACCGTGACCGCCAAGGTCAAGGACAAGGTCGCCTTCCTGGTTGAAGGCAAGCAGGCCGGCATCTTCGAAGCCCGCAACATCCCGGCTGACCAGATGGATCCGCTGCTGGGCATCGGCTGCCCGAACATCATCTATCCTTACCTGCGTAGCAACATCGCCGATTTCATCACCCGTGCCGGCTTCCCGCCTGTGCACCTGGCTGAAATCAACTTCGAAGTGTTCTACCAGCAGCGTCGCCAGGCACTGGCCGAGCAGGCTGGCGCAGCCGGCACCCCGGCCGCCAACCAGTAA
- the grxC gene encoding glutaredoxin 3: MTAHVVLYHTASCPYCVRAERLLEAKGVTDIERIRVDLDPEQRAIMMQRTGRRTVPQIYVGDTHVGGFDDLYALDQAGRLDPLLKGEAA; encoded by the coding sequence ATGACTGCCCACGTCGTTCTCTATCACACTGCAAGCTGCCCCTACTGCGTGCGCGCCGAGCGCCTGCTGGAAGCCAAGGGCGTGACCGACATCGAGCGCATCCGCGTCGACCTTGACCCGGAGCAGCGCGCCATCATGATGCAGCGCACCGGCCGCCGTACCGTGCCGCAGATCTATGTGGGCGATACCCACGTCGGCGGCTTTGACGACCTGTACGCACTCGACCAGGCCGGCCGCCTGGACCCGCTGCTGAAGGGCGAAGCGGCCTGA
- a CDS encoding SH3 domain-containing protein, which produces MRTTCIRPRLIAGSILLLASCSALAFDFKTVGARPAILYDAPSAKGGKLFIAPSGMPVEVMLSYGDWVKVRDASGDLAWTESKNLSARRNVIVRVAGARVRAAPEDNAAVLMTADKNVLLELVDPEAGPWLRVRHRDGISGYIRASDIWGI; this is translated from the coding sequence ATGCGCACCACTTGCATCCGTCCACGTCTCATCGCAGGCAGCATCCTGTTGCTGGCCTCCTGCAGCGCTCTGGCGTTCGACTTCAAAACGGTGGGCGCGCGTCCCGCGATCCTGTACGACGCCCCGTCCGCCAAGGGCGGCAAGCTGTTCATCGCCCCGAGCGGCATGCCGGTCGAGGTCATGCTCAGCTATGGCGACTGGGTCAAGGTGCGCGATGCGTCCGGCGACCTGGCCTGGACCGAGTCCAAAAACCTGTCGGCCAGGCGCAATGTGATCGTGCGCGTGGCCGGGGCACGGGTACGTGCCGCGCCGGAAGACAATGCCGCCGTCCTGATGACGGCCGACAAGAACGTCCTGCTGGAACTGGTCGATCCGGAAGCCGGCCCGTGGTTGCGCGTGCGCCACCGCGACGGCATCAGCGGCTATATCAGGGCGTCCGACATCTGGGGCATCTGA